The following coding sequences lie in one Verrucomicrobiia bacterium genomic window:
- a CDS encoding phosphotransferase, whose protein sequence is MQNQHLQQIITAYALMPDTAIVGEHKEGLSNNYALQSGGARLFLKVYRHTDEAKVREIHKVKAYFAEGGIPIVLPRKNVSGETLTILDDTFYALFPYVEGRHPGKGNITLDELAAMGEMLADMHLQSVKRPFVIDDFFKGWDVETFAAKAEAILQVIAGKAERTELDNQMEELVLLKRSLVEANTKRFEDFNLPNDTLTHGDYHDFNLFFNDGPHVTWVFDLEKAEMAPRVIELLRSMEYVIMNGDFSQENIEKAKHYVRAYHQKYPISKEEVAAGVEVRYIKDFHSLWVEGEYNLKSNDRFNRFFESSYLGLQWLTENRAHLKEELLSVLG, encoded by the coding sequence ATGCAGAACCAACACCTCCAGCAAATCATAACGGCCTATGCCCTCATGCCAGATACGGCCATTGTTGGTGAGCACAAAGAGGGGTTGAGCAACAACTATGCCCTGCAAAGCGGGGGAGCGCGCCTTTTCCTGAAGGTCTATCGCCACACGGATGAAGCCAAGGTGCGGGAGATCCATAAGGTGAAAGCGTACTTTGCCGAGGGTGGCATCCCCATTGTGCTGCCAAGGAAAAACGTGTCAGGCGAAACACTGACTATTTTGGATGACACCTTTTACGCCCTCTTCCCGTATGTGGAAGGCAGGCACCCAGGAAAGGGCAACATTACGCTTGATGAACTTGCGGCAATGGGTGAGATGTTGGCGGATATGCACCTGCAGAGCGTGAAGCGCCCCTTTGTCATTGATGATTTTTTCAAGGGTTGGGATGTGGAGACTTTTGCTGCCAAGGCAGAGGCCATCCTTCAGGTTATAGCGGGCAAGGCCGAGCGCACCGAGTTGGACAACCAGATGGAAGAATTGGTGCTTCTCAAACGCTCACTTGTTGAAGCCAATACTAAGCGCTTTGAAGATTTTAACCTTCCCAACGACACGCTGACCCACGGCGATTACCACGACTTTAACCTTTTCTTTAATGATGGCCCGCACGTCACTTGGGTCTTTGACCTGGAAAAGGCAGAAATGGCACCGCGCGTAATAGAGCTTTTGCGTTCCATGGAGTACGTCATTATGAATGGTGATTTTTCCCAGGAAAATATAGAAAAGGCCAAGCATTATGTCCGTGCCTACCACCAAAAGTACCCAATCTCCAAAGAGGAAGTGGCAGCGGGAGTGGAGGTGCGGTACATCAAAGATTTTCATTCTCTCTGGGTTGAAGGGGAATATAACCTTAAGTCAAACGACCGTTTCAACCGATTCTTCGAGTCTAGCTACTTAGGTCTCCAGTGGCTTACGGAAAATAGGGCACACCTTAAGGAAGAGCTTTTAAGTGTGCTGGGTTAG
- a CDS encoding NUDIX domain-containing protein yields the protein MSLRHRASLVLIKNGSILLVRRENERGLYYIFPGGGVNEGESVEQAVVRETMEEAGMEVEARYVLADIVSDYDHNTLVVCHQLDDTEPEWQEKEKQTAEDAYLFEWVPLTEISQLNLLPKEGSEAVRHAFL from the coding sequence ATGAGTCTTCGTCACCGCGCCAGCCTTGTCCTCATAAAAAACGGTTCCATCCTTTTGGTGCGCCGTGAGAACGAGCGGGGGCTGTATTACATCTTTCCTGGCGGCGGCGTAAACGAAGGGGAATCGGTGGAGCAAGCCGTGGTCCGGGAGACCATGGAAGAGGCGGGCATGGAGGTAGAAGCCCGTTATGTACTTGCAGATATCGTCAGCGATTACGACCACAACACGTTGGTGGTTTGCCATCAGCTGGATGATACAGAGCCTGAATGGCAAGAAAAAGAGAAGCAAACCGCAGAGGATGCCTACCTTTTCGAATGGGTCCCGTTGACGGAAATTTCCCAACTTAACCTCCTGCCAAAAGAGGGAAGTGAGGCGGTGCGGCACGCTTTCTTGTAA
- the pyrE gene encoding orotate phosphoribosyltransferase, whose amino-acid sequence MQVWKSTLADHLLRVGAIKFGEFPIKNGSISPIYVDLRVLISDAEALGETGVAMLDVLQHHSKFDHICGLPYAGLPIISAIMVQSLHVSAGKKLSAIYPRKEKKEYGTQKQIEGVFVSGDTVIVIDDVITDGGAKLEFIQILTDAGLRVRDVLVVVDREQGGKEALANHGYTLHSIFTLRELIEYYLESGKVEGEMGNRVLAYLGQSVT is encoded by the coding sequence ATGCAGGTTTGGAAATCTACTCTCGCCGACCACTTGTTACGCGTGGGGGCCATTAAGTTTGGGGAGTTCCCAATCAAGAACGGAAGCATCTCGCCAATCTATGTGGACTTACGGGTCCTTATTTCGGATGCAGAAGCACTGGGGGAAACAGGGGTGGCAATGTTGGATGTACTGCAACATCATTCCAAGTTTGACCACATTTGTGGCTTGCCGTACGCTGGCCTGCCCATCATCTCAGCCATCATGGTTCAGTCACTCCATGTAAGCGCAGGGAAAAAGCTTTCCGCTATCTACCCGCGCAAGGAAAAGAAGGAGTACGGGACCCAGAAGCAGATCGAGGGCGTGTTTGTGTCTGGTGATACCGTCATTGTCATTGATGACGTCATTACGGATGGTGGCGCCAAGCTGGAGTTTATTCAGATCCTTACGGATGCGGGGCTCCGTGTACGGGACGTACTTGTGGTGGTTGACCGCGAACAGGGTGGCAAGGAGGCGTTAGCCAATCACGGCTATACTCTTCACTCCATTTTTACCTTGCGGGAACTGATTGAGTACTACCTGGAGTCTGGCAAGGTGGAGGGTGAGATGGGTAACCGGGTGCTGGCTTATCTCGGGCAGTCAGTTACCTAG
- a CDS encoding dUTP diphosphatase, with the protein MHIKIKRFDTTLPLPSYKSPGAVCVDLCARLETVIQPQSIGYIPLNVALEIPEGSSVLMAARSSLHKAGLMAANGIGIFDWDFKGDNDEYQFIAYNFTQEAVTIERGQRIAQIMAMKQEKITFEEVEKMGALDRGGIGSTGKH; encoded by the coding sequence ATGCACATCAAAATCAAGCGGTTCGATACCACCCTTCCACTCCCGTCTTACAAATCACCAGGTGCCGTCTGTGTGGACCTGTGTGCCCGCCTAGAAACGGTTATCCAGCCGCAGTCCATTGGGTACATCCCTCTCAATGTGGCCTTGGAAATCCCAGAAGGTTCATCCGTACTCATGGCTGCCCGCAGTTCGCTGCACAAAGCTGGCCTGATGGCCGCCAACGGCATAGGCATTTTTGACTGGGACTTTAAGGGGGACAACGACGAATACCAGTTTATTGCGTACAACTTTACGCAGGAAGCCGTCACGATTGAACGTGGCCAGCGCATTGCTCAGATCATGGCGATGAAGCAAGAGAAGATTACCTTTGAGGAAGTGGAGAAGATGGGGGCGTTGGATCGCGGCGGGATAGGAAGCACGGGCAAGCACTAG